The Carbonactinospora thermoautotrophica genome window below encodes:
- a CDS encoding YcnI family copper-binding membrane protein: protein MSCALPAAAHVTVVPQEAEQGSYTTLTFRVPNERDDARTVKLEIVIPQEQPLTSVRVKPHPGWSYQLEKVKLDQPVEAHGSQVTEVVRKITWTAGANAGIGATEFEEFQISIGRLPTAERMVFKALQTYDSGEVVRWIEEAAPGATTEPEHPAPVLKLVPKADETPEPTAEVAAKDDDPALILSVAALLLGAGGLAAGISARRR from the coding sequence GTGAGCTGCGCTCTCCCGGCCGCCGCGCATGTCACCGTGGTACCGCAGGAAGCCGAACAGGGCAGCTATACGACGTTGACCTTCCGCGTTCCCAATGAGCGTGACGACGCACGCACCGTCAAGCTGGAGATCGTCATCCCCCAGGAGCAGCCGCTCACTTCCGTGCGGGTCAAGCCACACCCGGGCTGGTCATACCAGTTGGAGAAGGTCAAGCTCGACCAGCCGGTCGAGGCGCATGGCTCGCAGGTGACCGAAGTCGTGCGCAAGATCACCTGGACCGCGGGCGCGAACGCGGGGATCGGCGCCACCGAGTTCGAGGAGTTCCAGATCAGCATCGGCCGGCTGCCCACCGCCGAGCGAATGGTGTTCAAGGCGCTGCAGACCTACGACAGCGGCGAGGTGGTTCGCTGGATCGAGGAGGCCGCCCCGGGCGCCACCACCGAGCCGGAGCACCCCGCCCCCGTCCTCAAGCTGGTGCCCAAGGCCGACGAAACCCCGGAGCCCACGGCGGAAGTCGCGGCTAAGGACGACGACCCCGCCCTGATCCTCTCCGTCGCGGCTCTGCTGCTCGGCGCGGGCGGTCTCGCAGCCGGGATATCGGCCCGGCGCCGCTGA
- a CDS encoding copper resistance CopC/CopD family protein, protein MFARCAGFAAGFAAVWMVLVALAPPASAHAELVRTSPTDRQRLDTPPRAVVLEFTEQVQPVVTRLLDADGRPVSTGELRTLGRSLLLPLPPDLPRGVYVVTWRVVSSDTHPVSGAFAFGIGVEPGSLATAPPPAGASGAEVALMLCRWIGYAGLALILGGSVFLVVCWPAGRALARRTVAAGWVAAVATPVLALLVHGPYLTGRPLVSALDPRLLADTAGTRFGLLHLARLCLLLALARPLRAILTPGHRPGRAALGAAVLLAGVVATYVGAGHAAAGERRALAMVSDGLHLAAMSLWAGGLVLLAACALRPRHRPTLGDALTRFSRLALGSVGVLAATGLFQTWRQVGSFAGLTGTPYGRLLLVKIALFTVLLVLGALAMRAVRGDAAGRLRRIVPIEVACLAVVLGLTAVLVTMPPARHAEATAAGGSAHAVLSLPDGGTAEVHVAPAAVGPNQVRIVVRDQAGRARAVPEMTMRVSLPGRGLGPFEVPLRSHGSAGYGGEMTLFFAGAWRLDLALRTSDIDAYVVTTTIRVGAAKPVTHHHGGR, encoded by the coding sequence GTGTTCGCCCGCTGCGCCGGATTCGCGGCCGGATTCGCGGCCGTCTGGATGGTCCTCGTCGCCCTGGCGCCCCCGGCGTCCGCACACGCCGAACTCGTCCGTACCTCTCCGACGGACAGGCAGCGGCTGGACACCCCACCGCGGGCGGTTGTGCTGGAGTTCACCGAGCAGGTACAGCCCGTCGTCACTCGCCTCCTGGACGCCGACGGGCGGCCGGTGAGCACCGGGGAGCTACGGACGCTGGGCCGAAGCCTGCTGCTGCCGCTCCCGCCGGACCTGCCGCGCGGGGTGTACGTCGTGACGTGGCGTGTCGTCTCCAGCGACACGCATCCGGTCTCGGGCGCGTTCGCCTTCGGCATCGGGGTCGAACCAGGAAGCCTGGCGACGGCTCCGCCCCCGGCAGGCGCGTCCGGCGCCGAGGTGGCGCTCATGCTGTGCCGCTGGATCGGGTACGCCGGCCTCGCCCTGATCCTGGGCGGGAGCGTGTTCCTCGTCGTGTGCTGGCCCGCGGGTCGCGCGCTGGCCCGGCGGACGGTCGCCGCCGGATGGGTCGCCGCCGTTGCGACGCCTGTCCTCGCCCTGCTGGTCCACGGGCCGTACCTCACAGGACGCCCGCTGGTCTCGGCGCTCGACCCCCGCCTACTCGCCGACACCGCGGGCACGCGGTTCGGCCTGCTGCACCTGGCCCGGCTCTGCCTTCTGCTCGCGCTCGCGCGACCGTTGCGTGCCATCTTGACGCCGGGTCACCGGCCGGGAAGGGCGGCGCTGGGGGCGGCGGTGCTGCTGGCCGGCGTGGTGGCGACGTACGTGGGAGCCGGGCACGCCGCCGCCGGGGAGCGGCGTGCCCTCGCGATGGTCAGCGACGGGCTCCACCTGGCCGCGATGAGCCTGTGGGCCGGTGGGCTCGTGCTGCTCGCCGCCTGCGCGCTGCGACCCCGCCACCGCCCCACGCTCGGCGACGCCCTGACCCGGTTCTCCCGGCTGGCCCTGGGCTCGGTGGGTGTGTTGGCGGCGACCGGGCTGTTCCAGACCTGGCGGCAGGTGGGCTCGTTCGCCGGGCTCACCGGCACGCCCTATGGGCGGCTCCTCCTCGTCAAGATCGCCCTCTTCACGGTTCTGCTCGTCCTCGGCGCCCTCGCGATGCGCGCCGTACGCGGCGACGCCGCCGGGCGGCTACGCCGCATCGTCCCGATCGAGGTCGCCTGCCTGGCGGTGGTGCTCGGGCTGACCGCCGTGCTCGTCACCATGCCCCCCGCGCGCCACGCGGAGGCCACCGCGGCCGGCGGGTCCGCCCACGCCGTGTTGTCCCTGCCCGACGGCGGCACGGCCGAGGTCCACGTGGCGCCCGCCGCTGTCGGTCCGAACCAAGTGCGCATCGTCGTCCGCGACCAGGCCGGCCGCGCCCGTGCCGTCCCGGAGATGACGATGCGCGTCAGCCTGCCAGGACGTGGCCTGGGGCCGTTCGAGGTGCCGTTGCGGTCCCACGGGTCCGCCGGGTACGGCGGCGAGATGACGTTGTTCTTCGCCGGCGCCTGGCGACTCGACCTGGCGCTTCGTACCTCGGACATCGACGCCTACGTGGTGACCACCACGATCCGGGTGGGCGCCGCGAAACCAGTTACTCACCACCATGGAGGACGGTAG
- a CDS encoding amidohydrolase family protein, giving the protein MYEKDGRRFYVVDGHIHLWDGSPANQRNKYGTGWIQCFYDYHKGLSPEEWLWSKDKFERYEVDDLLRDVFEEGHVDVGIFLPTILSEFFVNGFHRHEEAIALRDAYPDKIILNGAWDPRDGEAGLERFEEEARRLGYRGVKLYTAEWRDGSKGYSLTDPMSYRYLEKCQELGVTNIHVHKGPTVWPLNRDAFDVHDIDDVATAFPDLNFIVEHIGLPRLEDFCWIATQESNVYAGMAVAMPFIHGRPRYFAQIMGELIYWLGEDKILFASDYAIWHPKWLVEKFVDFQIPADMQSEYGTISDEAKAKILGLNAARLYDLPVPDGVVGAPRHLAEV; this is encoded by the coding sequence ATGTACGAGAAGGACGGGCGGCGGTTCTACGTGGTCGACGGCCACATCCACCTGTGGGACGGGTCGCCCGCGAACCAGCGCAACAAGTACGGCACCGGGTGGATCCAGTGCTTCTACGACTACCACAAGGGGCTCAGCCCCGAAGAGTGGTTGTGGAGCAAGGACAAGTTCGAGCGGTACGAGGTCGACGACCTCCTACGCGACGTGTTCGAGGAGGGACACGTCGACGTCGGCATCTTCCTCCCGACGATCCTCTCCGAGTTCTTCGTCAACGGGTTCCACCGCCACGAGGAAGCGATAGCGCTCCGGGACGCCTACCCCGACAAGATCATCCTCAACGGTGCCTGGGACCCGCGTGACGGTGAGGCCGGCCTGGAGCGCTTCGAGGAGGAGGCGCGGCGTCTGGGCTACCGCGGCGTGAAGCTGTACACCGCGGAGTGGCGCGACGGCTCGAAGGGGTACTCGCTCACCGACCCGATGAGCTACCGCTACCTGGAGAAGTGCCAGGAACTCGGGGTGACGAACATCCACGTGCACAAGGGCCCGACCGTCTGGCCGCTCAACCGGGACGCGTTCGACGTGCACGACATCGACGACGTGGCCACCGCTTTCCCCGACCTGAATTTCATTGTCGAGCACATCGGCCTGCCTCGCCTGGAAGATTTCTGCTGGATCGCGACCCAGGAGTCCAACGTGTACGCGGGAATGGCGGTCGCGATGCCGTTCATCCACGGACGCCCTCGCTATTTCGCGCAAATCATGGGCGAACTCATCTACTGGCTCGGCGAGGACAAGATCCTGTTCGCGAGCGACTACGCGATCTGGCACCCGAAGTGGCTGGTCGAGAAATTCGTGGACTTCCAGATCCCCGCGGACATGCAGTCCGAGTACGGAACGATCAGCGACGAAGCCAAGGCCAAGATCCTCGGCCTGAACGCGGCCCGACTGTACGACCTGCCGGTTCCCGACGGTGTCGTCGGCGCTCCGCGCCACCTGGCGGAGGTGTGA
- a CDS encoding iron-sulfur cluster assembly protein: MTDLAAVYAALAQVRDPEVDEPITAMGFVADVASREDGIHVTLRLPTYFCAPNFTYLMMADAQRAVEAVAGRVHVALEGHFESGRLNTALAEHQEFSAAFGDEATGELDEIRDRFRRKAFLVRQERLCRLLEEEGADAQALLTLTIGDLPPSRACEEYLRLRAELGIDCDPGAPFLVAADGTRVRPDRLHIHRRSASVLALSFESNGALCRALLTARYDQPDPVAREGAHT; encoded by the coding sequence ATGACCGACCTGGCAGCCGTCTACGCGGCCCTCGCCCAGGTACGCGATCCCGAGGTGGACGAGCCCATCACCGCGATGGGGTTCGTCGCGGATGTCGCGTCGCGCGAGGACGGCATCCACGTGACGCTGCGGCTGCCGACCTACTTCTGCGCGCCGAACTTCACCTACCTCATGATGGCCGACGCGCAGCGCGCGGTCGAAGCTGTCGCCGGCCGGGTTCACGTCGCGCTCGAGGGGCACTTCGAGTCCGGGCGGCTCAACACGGCGCTCGCTGAGCACCAGGAGTTCTCGGCGGCGTTCGGCGATGAGGCCACCGGTGAGCTGGACGAGATCCGCGACCGCTTCCGCCGCAAGGCGTTCCTCGTCCGCCAGGAACGCCTGTGCCGGCTGCTGGAGGAGGAGGGAGCTGACGCGCAGGCGCTTCTCACGCTCACGATCGGCGACCTGCCGCCGTCCCGCGCATGTGAGGAGTACCTGCGCCTGCGGGCGGAACTCGGCATCGACTGCGACCCGGGGGCTCCGTTCCTCGTGGCCGCCGACGGCACCCGGGTGCGCCCGGACCGGCTCCACATCCACCGCAGGTCGGCCAGCGTGCTCGCGCTCTCCTTCGAGAGCAACGGAGCGCTGTGCCGGGCCCTGCTCACCGCACGTTACGACCAGCCAGACCCGGTGGCCCGGGAAGGAGCACACACATGA
- a CDS encoding NAD(P)-dependent alcohol dehydrogenase — MKAARLHDYAEGRLRLDEVATPTVTGPHDVIVRIGGAGVCRTDLHVIESVWKETLQPRLPYTLGHENAGWVEEIGSAVTTVRPGDAVILHPLVTCGVCAGCRRGEDMYCANSSFPGLNADGGFAEYIRTNERAVIRLAEHLEPREVAPFADAGITAYRAVKKAASQLTAGTRCVVIGAGGLGHIGIQCLKALCPAEVVVVDTSDEALKLAEELGADHTVDATDDPVAQVRDLSGGAGVEAVIDFVGEHGTTEQGPAMLTQGGTYYVVGYGGRVDLAALQIIFNEINVVGNLVGNYTELCELMALAAAGKVRLHTQYYSLDQVNEALDDLSRGRVRGRAVLVP; from the coding sequence ATGAAGGCAGCACGTCTTCACGACTACGCGGAAGGGCGGCTCCGCCTCGACGAGGTCGCGACCCCCACGGTGACCGGTCCGCACGACGTGATCGTCCGCATCGGCGGAGCCGGGGTGTGCCGTACCGACCTCCACGTCATCGAGAGCGTCTGGAAGGAGACGCTCCAGCCGCGGCTGCCCTACACCCTCGGGCACGAGAACGCGGGATGGGTCGAGGAGATCGGATCCGCCGTGACGACGGTCCGCCCCGGTGACGCGGTCATCCTGCATCCCCTGGTCACCTGCGGCGTGTGCGCCGGCTGCCGGCGCGGCGAGGACATGTACTGCGCGAACAGCTCTTTCCCCGGCCTCAACGCCGACGGCGGCTTCGCCGAATACATCCGGACCAACGAGCGGGCCGTCATCCGTCTCGCGGAACATCTGGAACCGCGCGAGGTCGCGCCGTTCGCGGACGCGGGCATCACCGCGTACCGGGCGGTCAAGAAGGCGGCGTCCCAGCTCACCGCCGGGACGCGTTGCGTCGTCATCGGCGCCGGCGGGCTCGGGCACATCGGGATCCAGTGCCTGAAGGCGCTGTGCCCGGCCGAGGTCGTGGTGGTCGACACCTCCGACGAAGCGCTGAAGCTCGCCGAGGAGCTGGGCGCCGACCACACCGTGGACGCCACCGACGACCCCGTGGCCCAGGTACGCGACCTCAGCGGAGGCGCCGGCGTCGAGGCGGTCATCGACTTCGTCGGCGAGCACGGCACCACTGAGCAGGGCCCGGCCATGCTCACCCAGGGCGGGACCTACTACGTGGTCGGGTACGGCGGCCGGGTGGACCTCGCGGCGCTGCAGATCATCTTCAACGAGATCAACGTCGTGGGGAACCTCGTCGGCAACTACACCGAGCTCTGCGAGCTGATGGCGCTCGCCGCAGCGGGCAAGGTGCGCTTGCACACCCAGTACTACTCGCTGGACCAGGTGAACGAGGCGCTCGACGACCTGTCCCGAGGACGTGTTCGGGGTCGCGCAGTTCTTGTGCCGTGA
- a CDS encoding methane monooxygenase/ammonia monooxygenase subunit C yields the protein MAQTVSSPPRLRERDQGPAHRPGRGPTDWLGGWRTMFVACGLLLASFLALRVYQQFYAWYNEAGLNAASPDFKKYWFSLFVILVLLAGAISVAWWGWLVITGRKLIDKPVSRNEEVRRIAVFWGLVAATSLTLYFMASFFPNQDGVWHQTLVRDTALTPSHIVMFFWAFPLGITMTVGTYLYGRYRLPAVYGPEKGFPWSFFFLIAASITEMMQVAMNEWGHSLWITEEIFAAPFHWPFVTYGWLASGIFALWAETAGRLLQLEEQEAEKATVEASAA from the coding sequence ATGGCACAGACCGTATCTTCGCCACCGCGTCTCCGGGAGCGCGACCAAGGACCGGCGCACCGCCCGGGTCGCGGGCCCACCGACTGGCTCGGTGGCTGGCGCACGATGTTCGTGGCCTGCGGACTCCTCCTCGCCTCTTTCCTCGCTCTACGCGTGTACCAGCAGTTCTACGCGTGGTACAACGAGGCGGGACTCAACGCCGCAAGCCCCGATTTCAAGAAGTACTGGTTCAGCCTCTTCGTGATCCTGGTCTTGCTCGCGGGCGCCATCAGCGTCGCGTGGTGGGGCTGGCTGGTCATCACCGGCCGGAAACTGATCGACAAGCCGGTCTCGCGCAACGAAGAGGTGCGGCGGATCGCGGTTTTCTGGGGTCTGGTCGCGGCGACCTCGTTGACGCTCTACTTCATGGCCAGCTTCTTCCCCAACCAGGACGGAGTCTGGCACCAGACGCTGGTCCGTGACACCGCGCTGACGCCGAGCCACATCGTGATGTTCTTCTGGGCGTTCCCGCTCGGCATCACGATGACGGTGGGCACCTACCTGTACGGCCGCTACCGCCTGCCGGCGGTGTACGGGCCGGAAAAGGGCTTCCCCTGGTCGTTCTTCTTCCTGATCGCCGCCTCGATCACCGAGATGATGCAGGTGGCCATGAACGAGTGGGGCCACAGCCTCTGGATCACCGAAGAGATCTTCGCGGCGCCGTTCCACTGGCCTTTCGTCACCTACGGTTGGCTGGCGTCCGGCATCTTCGCCCTCTGGGCGGAGACCGCGGGCCGGCTGCTCCAGCTCGAGGAGCAGGAGGCCGAGAAAGCGACGGTCGAGGCCAGCGCGGCCTGA
- a CDS encoding methane monooxygenase/ammonia monooxygenase subunit A, whose translation MATTYTTTDARPPDSRTEALRALLNRRYRFLDRKWDIVFWATAVFVVAAAADITKLLFAGDWDFWTDWKDRQWWPIITPFAVIIIPSALQYIQWLAWRMPTGATYTALCLAVASWIGRIVQWDWFAGFPLNFVWPVSIIAAAIWLDWVLLKTKSMVLTSLIGGFGFALILWFANYITLAPFLQPMEWMGLPMTVADVQGIEYVRAQTPEYLRMIEHGSLRTFLGETQYVSLAFGGTLAVAGYWIGQAIARGLAIWPIGRYIKKF comes from the coding sequence ATGGCCACGACATACACCACCACCGACGCACGACCACCCGACAGCCGTACCGAGGCCTTGCGCGCATTGCTGAACCGGCGCTACCGCTTCCTCGACCGCAAGTGGGACATCGTCTTCTGGGCCACGGCAGTCTTCGTCGTCGCAGCGGCGGCCGACATCACCAAGCTGCTCTTCGCGGGTGACTGGGATTTCTGGACCGACTGGAAGGACCGGCAGTGGTGGCCGATCATCACGCCGTTCGCGGTCATCATCATCCCGTCGGCCCTCCAGTACATCCAGTGGCTCGCCTGGCGCATGCCGACAGGGGCGACGTACACAGCCCTCTGCCTGGCCGTCGCGTCATGGATCGGGCGGATCGTGCAGTGGGACTGGTTCGCCGGCTTCCCGCTCAACTTCGTGTGGCCGGTCAGCATCATCGCTGCGGCGATCTGGCTCGACTGGGTGCTGCTGAAGACCAAGAGCATGGTGTTGACGTCGTTGATCGGAGGTTTCGGCTTCGCCCTCATCCTCTGGTTCGCCAACTACATCACGCTGGCGCCCTTCCTGCAGCCGATGGAGTGGATGGGGTTGCCGATGACGGTGGCCGACGTCCAGGGCATCGAGTACGTGCGCGCCCAGACCCCGGAGTACCTGCGCATGATCGAGCACGGTTCGCTGCGCACCTTCCTGGGTGAGACGCAGTACGTGTCGCTCGCCTTCGGCGGCACGCTCGCGGTCGCGGGCTACTGGATCGGCCAGGCGATCGCCCGCGGCCTCGCCATCTGGCCCATCGGCCGTTACATCAAGAAGTTCTAA
- a CDS encoding methane monooxygenase/ammonia monooxygenase subunit B has product MRRILSRLFVVPAIALAVLLLAPAPSANAHGETAQEAFLRMGTVSFWDVKFSATEVEQGEQLKVTGTAKILETWPEQLGEPELGFIGVVAPGPVVIIKERKINGAPAPHAIEVHKGGVYNFEITIAGRRPGRWHVHPIFGIHGAGSLLGPGQYIEVKESGKAFTNPVKLASGQVVDLEKVGMGDVAFWAVVWLVVGLVWLLYWIVPKRTVARLPVTSQIPLNTDGMEYGLITKRDHKAMNVIMAVTLVLLAGGWIYQARAYPEKMPQQVLRFEPEPVAMTPSFVQAKATEVRYDDATHTVTMIVDVKNTGTRPATLQGFTTTTLTFPTAGVAEPVDGRSMTVSPSPTVAPGQATKLTLTISDHVWREERLIPIGESRMQITGVLRFKDDAGAENFVTVQSFITSLSA; this is encoded by the coding sequence ATGCGCAGAATTCTCAGCCGGCTGTTCGTGGTCCCAGCCATAGCCTTGGCGGTGCTCCTGTTGGCCCCGGCGCCCAGCGCGAACGCCCACGGTGAGACCGCGCAGGAGGCCTTCCTGCGCATGGGGACGGTCTCCTTCTGGGACGTGAAGTTCTCGGCCACCGAGGTCGAGCAGGGCGAACAGCTCAAGGTCACCGGCACCGCCAAGATCCTCGAGACGTGGCCGGAGCAGTTGGGCGAGCCGGAACTCGGGTTCATCGGCGTGGTCGCTCCCGGTCCCGTCGTGATTATCAAGGAGCGCAAGATCAACGGGGCCCCGGCCCCCCACGCCATCGAGGTGCACAAGGGCGGGGTCTACAACTTCGAGATCACCATCGCCGGGCGCCGGCCGGGCAGGTGGCACGTTCATCCGATCTTCGGCATCCACGGCGCGGGTTCGCTCCTCGGGCCCGGCCAGTACATCGAGGTCAAGGAGAGCGGCAAGGCCTTCACCAACCCGGTCAAGCTGGCGAGCGGGCAGGTGGTCGACCTGGAGAAGGTCGGCATGGGCGACGTGGCGTTCTGGGCCGTCGTGTGGCTGGTCGTGGGCCTGGTGTGGCTGCTCTACTGGATCGTCCCCAAGCGCACGGTGGCGCGGCTGCCGGTGACCAGCCAGATCCCGCTCAACACCGATGGGATGGAGTACGGCCTGATCACCAAACGTGACCACAAGGCGATGAACGTCATCATGGCGGTCACGTTGGTCCTGCTCGCCGGCGGCTGGATCTACCAGGCCAGGGCCTACCCGGAGAAGATGCCGCAGCAGGTGCTCCGCTTCGAGCCCGAACCGGTGGCGATGACCCCGTCGTTCGTCCAGGCGAAGGCGACCGAGGTGCGTTACGACGACGCCACGCACACGGTCACGATGATCGTCGATGTGAAGAACACCGGGACCCGGCCGGCGACCCTGCAGGGCTTTACCACCACCACCCTCACCTTCCCGACCGCGGGGGTGGCCGAACCGGTGGACGGCCGGAGCATGACGGTCTCGCCGAGCCCGACCGTCGCGCCCGGCCAGGCCACCAAGCTGACTTTGACGATCTCCGATCACGTCTGGAGGGAGGAGCGGCTGATACCCATCGGTGAGTCGAGGATGCAGATCACCGGGGTGCTGCGCTTCAAGGACGACGCGGGCGCGGAGAACTTCGTGACCGTCCAGTCCTTCATCACCTCGCTGTCAGCCTGA
- the lnt gene encoding apolipoprotein N-acyltransferase, with amino-acid sequence MRSLVRVLAVPAIGGLALAVAFPPYGWWPLAVPAVAVLSLATHRVGARAGAVAGFAFGLVFFLGLLGWMNVVGWDAWLALAILQALFFVPLGAGLAVTSRLPGWPLWAACLWVGEEALRARIPFGGLPWGRLAFSQPGTPFTPYAQLAGSPLVTLAVALTGASLAALVICGARRRPAPASVALAVAAAVPVTGAVLPRPAGGPEVTVAVVQGNVPRLGLDFNAQRRAVLGNHVAATHRLAADVRAGRVPRPELVIWPENSSDIDPFTDRYAYEIISGAVRDVGVPVLVGAVVNGPDADHVQNMGIVWDPDRGPGAAYVKRHPVPFGEYIPFRDVLTRYIERLERIPRDFHAGTRIGLLRVGPARVGEVICFEVAYDGLVRDAIRAGGRVLVVQTNNATYGKTGQPDQQLAISRMRAVEHGRAVLIAATSGISAIVAPDGRLVDRSAEFTADVMVHRVPLRDGITLAGRLGALPEWILAIVGILACAAAVSRRAGPPARPAALGHGATAAPESEPLHPSITRQ; translated from the coding sequence GTGCGGAGCCTGGTACGCGTCCTCGCCGTACCTGCCATCGGCGGGCTCGCATTGGCGGTCGCGTTCCCTCCGTACGGGTGGTGGCCGCTCGCCGTGCCCGCGGTCGCGGTCCTGTCGCTGGCGACCCACCGGGTGGGGGCCAGAGCCGGGGCGGTGGCCGGCTTCGCATTCGGGCTGGTGTTCTTCCTCGGCCTGCTCGGTTGGATGAACGTGGTGGGCTGGGACGCGTGGCTCGCCCTGGCGATCCTGCAGGCCCTGTTCTTCGTCCCGCTCGGGGCGGGGCTCGCCGTCACCTCCCGGCTGCCGGGCTGGCCGCTGTGGGCGGCGTGCCTGTGGGTCGGGGAGGAGGCGTTGCGCGCGCGGATCCCGTTCGGCGGCCTGCCGTGGGGCAGGCTCGCGTTCAGCCAGCCGGGGACCCCGTTCACCCCGTACGCGCAGCTCGCCGGCAGCCCGCTGGTGACCTTAGCGGTGGCGCTCACTGGAGCGTCGCTCGCCGCGTTGGTGATCTGCGGGGCCCGACGGCGGCCGGCACCGGCCTCGGTGGCTCTGGCGGTCGCGGCGGCTGTACCCGTGACCGGGGCCGTCCTGCCGCGCCCGGCCGGCGGGCCGGAGGTCACCGTGGCGGTGGTCCAGGGCAACGTGCCGCGCCTGGGCCTGGACTTCAACGCCCAGCGGAGGGCCGTGCTGGGCAACCACGTCGCCGCCACCCACCGGCTGGCGGCCGACGTCCGGGCCGGGCGGGTCCCCAGGCCGGAGCTGGTGATCTGGCCGGAGAACTCCTCCGACATCGACCCGTTCACCGACCGATACGCGTACGAGATCATCTCCGGCGCGGTGCGGGACGTGGGCGTGCCCGTCCTGGTCGGCGCGGTGGTCAACGGCCCGGACGCCGACCACGTGCAGAACATGGGCATCGTGTGGGACCCGGACCGTGGCCCCGGCGCGGCCTACGTCAAGCGGCACCCGGTGCCGTTCGGCGAGTACATCCCGTTCCGCGATGTGCTCACCCGCTACATCGAGCGGCTGGAGCGTATCCCGCGGGACTTCCACGCCGGGACGCGGATCGGCTTGCTGCGGGTCGGGCCGGCGCGCGTGGGTGAGGTCATCTGCTTCGAGGTCGCCTACGACGGCCTGGTCCGCGACGCGATCAGGGCGGGCGGGCGCGTCCTGGTGGTGCAGACCAACAACGCCACCTACGGGAAGACCGGGCAGCCGGACCAGCAGTTGGCGATCTCACGCATGCGGGCGGTCGAGCACGGCCGGGCAGTGCTCATCGCGGCCACCAGCGGCATCAGCGCGATCGTCGCCCCGGACGGGCGGCTCGTCGACCGCAGCGCCGAGTTCACCGCCGACGTCATGGTCCACCGGGTGCCGTTGCGCGACGGGATCACCCTCGCCGGCCGCCTGGGTGCGCTTCCGGAATGGATTCTGGCTATTGTCGGGATTCTGGCCTGTGCCGCCGCGGTGTCGCGGCGCGCGGGCCCCCCGGCCCGGCCCGCCGCGCTCGGTCACGGCGCGACAGCCGCTCCGGAATCCGAACCACTCCACCCGTCAATAACCCGTCAGTAA
- a CDS encoding polyprenol monophosphomannose synthase — MTDPASNSTNSSAELGKVLVIIPTYNEAENIERIVQRVRTANPDVHVLIADDNSPDGTGEIADRLAETDGQVHVMHRKGKEGLGAAYLAGFRWGLEQGYDVLVEMDADGSHQPEQLPRLLNALQEQQADLVLGSRWVKGGEVVNWPKSREILSRGGNTYARIMMGIPLRDATGGYRAFRRRTLEGIDLASVQSQGYCFQVDLAWRAIKAGFRVVEVPITFVERELGASKMSRQIVMEALWRVTAWGLRARLDRLRGKR, encoded by the coding sequence GTGACCGACCCAGCCAGCAACAGCACGAACAGCTCCGCCGAGCTCGGCAAGGTGCTGGTGATCATCCCCACCTACAACGAGGCTGAGAACATCGAGCGCATCGTCCAGCGGGTTCGTACCGCCAACCCGGACGTGCACGTCCTCATCGCCGACGACAACAGCCCCGACGGGACCGGCGAGATCGCCGACCGGCTCGCCGAGACCGACGGCCAGGTGCACGTCATGCACCGCAAGGGCAAAGAGGGGCTCGGCGCGGCCTACCTCGCCGGCTTCCGCTGGGGGCTGGAGCAGGGCTACGACGTGCTCGTCGAGATGGACGCGGACGGATCCCACCAGCCCGAGCAACTGCCGCGCCTGCTGAACGCCCTTCAGGAGCAGCAGGCCGACCTGGTGCTGGGCTCGCGCTGGGTCAAGGGCGGCGAGGTGGTCAACTGGCCGAAGTCGCGGGAGATCCTGTCCCGCGGCGGCAACACCTATGCCCGCATCATGATGGGCATCCCGCTACGCGACGCGACCGGCGGGTACCGGGCGTTCCGCCGCCGCACCCTGGAGGGCATCGACCTGGCCTCGGTGCAGTCCCAGGGCTACTGCTTCCAGGTCGACCTCGCCTGGCGCGCCATCAAGGCCGGGTTCCGTGTGGTCGAGGTGCCGATCACGTTCGTCGAACGGGAGTTGGGCGCCTCGAAGATGAGCCGGCAGATCGTCATGGAGGCCCTGTGGCGGGTGACCGCGTGGGGCCTGCGGGCGCGTCTGGACCGGCTTCGTGGCAAGAGGTGA